GTTAATATCTCAGCCCAAGACTTGGCAGCTTGTAAGTGATTGTCTGGTAACTGCGGATGCTCGAGGTGCGGGAAGATTGAAAAATCAACGAGACCTAATGTTGCGTCCGATTGCTCCGGCGTCTTTTTCCACCCAACGAAATCCGTTCCGATTCGTGGCGTAAGCACCATGCTACCGGCGCTCATCCCGACATAAACACCGGTCAGTTGCGGTAATAGTCGATCGAAGCCCGATTCGACGAACCAGTGATGTAGAAAGAGTGGATCACCACCATTAACGAGGATGACATCTGCTTGTTCGACCGCTGGTTGCCAAATTGCTGGATCAATTACCGAGACCGCTGATAATTCCAACAGACCGACTGACTTCCATCCTAAATCGACCATCGGTACCTCATCTTTTCCTTGAATGAAGTTGACGGCGAGGGCCGTTCCTCTGCCTAATGCGTAGGAAGCTGTCGTG
This region of Exiguobacterium acetylicum DSM 20416 genomic DNA includes:
- a CDS encoding Type 1 glutamine amidotransferase-like domain-containing protein codes for the protein MDYLLTSGGIQNPSIHNALREMLGKPIEECNAIAITTASYALGRGTALAVNFIQGKDEVPMVDLGWKSVGLLELSAVSVIDPAIWQPAVEQADVILVNGGDPLFLHHWFVESGFDRLLPQLTGVYVGMSAGSMVLTPRIGTDFVGWKKTPEQSDATLGLVDFSIFPHLEHPQLPDNHLQAAKSWAEILTNPAYAIDDATAIRVIGSNVDVISEGTWVQLR